CACCTGCAGATTTGAGTGCTATTATAGGAGCTTTGGGACTAAGTTGTGCAAGGTGTTGTGAGCATTTAAGACCAATTTCGATGCTAGATAGATTCTTCACACACTATTAATTCAACCTGATATTAGATAGCTAATACTGGCATATCTGTTTGCATCCTATGCACTGGCAGGAATCCCAGATTACATGCTATCAGGCTATTTATCCTGACTAAAGATTACATTCTACCAAGAAAAATATGTCGTTGTATTTAACACAGTGACATCTCTTCTGGACTCCAAACTGATCACTATACTGACCTCCATTATTAGTTTTAGGTATATATTCCCAGAGTGGTTTTGTATCCATTTCACTTATTAGAACAAGCACTTGCATACAGTTTAAAAAGCAAGAATTCAATATATGTTCTAGAAAAGCCTATCTAGCTATTTGTTATATGGCTGCGTATTTGAATGCATAGCTGATATAGACAAGTTTAGCAGGAAGATGTAGTCGCCGTACATAACCTAAAAAATCATGTGCACCATTTTTTGTTGAGCAAAAACGTGAAACTTGACATGAGTGAATAAGTGTTCACAATGCCATCCAGTTGTTGTGCTATTGGATATGTACACAACAAGGAAGTAAGGAACGTGGAATTGTTCCGTAAAGACTCTGAGACTCACCCTGAGAGGATCTAGTGGTGGAATGAGTGGGCCAACTCCATGCAGCCAAATCACTTTTATAACTAGTGCTGGGGATGCTGGCACCCTGGGAAAAAAAGCCAAATCACTAAACATTTACTAGACTCCGTGGTGCATCAGCTAGATTCTTCGCACGTAGCAAATGATTCTGGATAACCTTGAGGAAGTTTTCATATAACTAGCTATTCCATCACAGGAATCATGCATTCTAAGCAATGACTAGATTAGGTGAGCTATTCTGATTCTGACTATATACTGTAGGGGGCATCCAGCAATGTGGTAAATCTACTGTAGAATAGTAATCGAATTAGGAAGAATCACAGTTAGTATTTTACTTTGTTTTATCAGAGAACAACATGCACTGTTTACAAATTGGTTAAAATTAATTTCTATTGCAAGGATTCTAatagaaaaaaacaaaacaaaggaAGGTTAACTGCATCAGACTCATGAAGTGTATGCAAGGCAAACAGACCAACTCAGCAAAAGTTTTAGTCACACATCAGTCATTTACAATGGAGAGTTGATCGTGACAATAATGTATAGCTAGATAAGACTGGCTATATCTATCAAGCTGTCATCACATATTAATCTTAAATTCAAGGCTGATGGACTGTGATGGTGCACCTTCATCTTGCAATAGTTTGTCCAGTGTGATCTGCGTCATGAACAGTTACTAGAAATCTGTGTATTTGCAGCCAAAGCCTAAGAGACAAACTCTGATCATGGTTAGAAGCTGAAGTGTATATAGTTACTTTTGATGCACTTATCACATAAATGCAAGGCCTGTTTGCATTGCAGACAGACAATGCTGTAGCTTGCTAGTATGGAGTCTGGTTACACACTGTTGTCACAATAGAAGGTCGGTTTATTCTATCCAAGCAGCTCCTGCCAGAGGAAACTGTCATAGTAGAAGCACTGCAGTACTAAATCACCAGCATTTTATTTTTCGCTTAAAGAAACCAGAGGAGTCTGGAAAATAATTTTGTACACATGGTTCAGTTATCTAGATGTATTGAAATTCACAAACATATTATATATGCAAGTGCAACTTGCAGCCCTTTTAAACTAGATGACACATAACTTTGCTCTTCTGGCTCAGGATTCATAACTCACTTTCCAAGACACTGATCAGTAAAATTCATTGTCAATGATGCTGAACTAGCTACTACATGTGTGGTCGTTTGCTTAGCAACCCCATCCTTCCAGCACTTTGCATGATACTGGATGCTTACGAGTGTCTATTTGTATTGTGACCAATGCATGTGAGTTATATATTTAGGAGTATATACACCGAAATATTGATAGTTTGGCTGTTTGCCATTTGCCAGTTCTTTACTGGGACCTGCCGTTTGGTGCATCCTTCCTGTGCACCTCTCTAGTTTGGTACAAGTGGTCCTTACAGTGCACTGATGAAAACCAGACTAAGATTATAGTTCACTCAAGGGCTACAACTCAGGTAATCCATAGTTCTTCAATCATTAAGGTATTAAAATCAACTAGCTGAAAAGCTGTGCTATGATGACCAGTTGTATAGTTAGCAAAGCTAGATAGAATTGTGCAGTCTATGCTGTTTGCGCTACGTGCATATAAATATGAAATAAAACTTGTTGCTTGGTGCAATTAAGGACAGGAGCTCATGACATTTCTCTTAATGAACGAAAGTAATTTACCAGCTGCCCATAACACATCATCAGTTCCAATCCTGTTTTGAATACTACTATAAATACCGCACCTTTAGTAGTAGCTGTACTTGAGTAGTGCCACAATTGATTTGGAAAATAAGagcttaaacattgttttcaagCATCAAGTGGTGGTCGAAGTTTAAATAGTTGCTGCATTGATTTTTGACTTAAGATAATAAACACCGCGGTGTTTAGTAAATATGGGATATAATTCCCTAAAAGTGGACATGCTTTATTCTTCATTACCACTTATGTTAAGGGTGATCTCTGGCATTGGTGTTGCCTACATGCTAAGGCTGGCCTTGCTGAAGATAGTCTAATATTTTAGTATTTAGTTAGGTATATTTTCTATGCTTGAAAAAGTTTGAAGGCAACAAAAAACAATCAgtttaattattataatatcagtgtttgtatttgtgtgtatTATTGGTATTGGACAATGTTGTAGTAGCTGTCCTACAGTTCATCATGTTTAGAACACCACACTTTGTCACCTATGTATTATCATTTGTGTTGTTACAATATTTTTGTTTCCATTTCAGTTAACAATTGTCAGTGATAAATCACCTGGTGCTCAACTCTATGTTGATACAATAAGAAAAGCAGGtaagtgttaatgtgttgtgttgtggATGAGCCGTGAATTGTGTGCACAAAAAGGacaagtatgtgtgtgtgtgtgtgtgtgtgtgtgttattgaGTTAATTATAGGTGGCTTGTTGAGCAACAACTCTTTAATTGTAAGAGCAGAGTTTCTACAGCATTTTGTATTTAATTACGGGTGCCATTTGAATGTAGGGTCTTTAATCCTCTGGCAAGTCTTATTATCGATTAAACATGAACCCTCTAGAAAGTTTTataaaagattgaaatactctaatagaacatccgtGTAAATATCCATATATTGACAGGTTTATTAAGAACTAAATTGTTGGAGATAACATGTAGTGTTGAGTAGAGATGGGACGATATTCTATATCGTTGTATCACAATATGTGGGAGGTCAATACATGAATTGATATAAACttcaatatatcgatacatcaTGTATCGCAATATATTGTTATACATAGTTGTGGTTAGCATGACTTTTgatagtcttgtgtggccaggCTGCTTTTTTTCCTTTAAGAGTGGTAGTTGGTACACtcaaaaaggaaaaaaatgtggtctggccatgcaagactaaaCATTTGATATGTACATGAAAGTTTACAACCAAATTATCAAGTTGATATTACCTCAAAGCAGCATTGTGTGTCTGTATTTTGACATGCATGTAATATCACAATATATCGTTGTATCATGATATTTTTGTGGCAATatattgatacttttaaattctgtatcGTCCCATCTCTAGTGTTGAGGGTTGTTCATTTTCATTTATTGACATATAGACCAGATTTTGTATTCAATTGTCGGTGGATTCATGCAGCGttaccgggtcgggtcaaccgggtcacattttctccgggtcatccgggtctgacccggtttacaaattatccgggtctgacccggattggatcatgtgagaaacaaaattgttcgtttgacaacgtggaaacttataaacgctatcgcgtagctctttcgtgagccactcccacttatcgcattacaaacatacgctcagccacgcccatttattagtagtaagtgcagtatgtaacaCGAAACtgatggtgaggggtagctattgctagtagctaggtgacgactttttttttttttttggtcttcaacctatagctaggctgaagttgcaattctaaaagtctggatccgcccctgtttactcaacacaaattgaacgctcaaaacatagtctcgctcgctcgagactagccgaatcatagctcttatcgcacgcctcggctctAATTAATAcaggtcaatccgggtcacatccaggtctgacccggattgctatccaggtcagtgggtcatccgagtcagcagtagtgacccggtttcaatgctggatTCATGTCTGTGCGTAGCTATGTGTAGTAACCAAATGTTTCCAGGGGTCATAACTGATTCACTATCTCATTAACACATTAATTCACACATGAAATAAGTATCAGCTAAACACAAATAAATTCTGTGAAACATTTCTCAGGATGGGATATCTTCCATTCCAAATCAGTCAGGCTATCTTTGAGATACACAGCTTtaaagttcatcttattttctttgtatttttcttcatcttcttccattaattttctttttgcaccattacaaaaattgccatatctcaTGCAATCCTACTTCAAATTTGCAGGGTATAATTAGCATATTATAGTGCATTTAACTTCCAATTTGTGTACGATAAAAGTGGCACAAAGTTGCGagctatttttaaaattacaagTATAATTTTTTAAGGTTAAAAATCAGTATGCAGATAGGTTGACCATGGTAGCAcagaccttttgtgatttgaaaataTTTTGAGTATTAGCTAATGCGATAAAGAACCAAGTATGTGCAACAAGCACAAtcaagataatctaatagaacagtcaccaagaagtattgcatgaaaaatgtcaaaaaagaTAGTTTGGGGCttaaaccagggacctccacattCATACACCTAAACCCTTTACCAATTTTCCACTGCTGTCAGCTGCTCATTTAATCTTATAAAAGGAAGTTGTAGTAGTTTACTATCTAGACTAGaacataatttcatagatcttgTAGAACAGACATATACATGCAATGTTCAGCAACTAATATGAAGtaaaataatgcaaaaataaatttaaaaagaacACAAATGTCTCTTAAAATCTAGTCTAGTTTTCTTTTTACTTAAAAAAGATAGACAAAAGCCAGTATAgttatgcaaatacaaaaagaaatgataacTAATTCAAAAAAGCTAAGTTGTGAAAAAGGAAGAGAGAGTATaatcagtctataaccatgactacaTCCAATAGTATGTAGGTATTGGCAACCTTCCTTGTCTCTccactttttagctgttcccttgtttcagtactttttccCTGATCGAACTTACAATTCCACAGTTTTCCTTCCacctgtttgtttacttttttaataaTAAACTAAACATgcataaaagaaaaaaaatggcaCCAGGCATACCATAAAACTAATTTTGCATCCAAACACATGCTCCAACAATCAAAATGAGgcggccattacgcttcgttttcagctatgttccacctgtcacacagcattacaaacaaacagCAGTATGataagcatctctgcaatcaaaccagttgctatggaaaatatgggtgATAAGCATGATAGTAGAGGGTATCTTTATTGCGCtattgtgaattgacaccttgcattgtcactGAAAAGAACTGAGACACAAAAAGAAGTCCAAGATATGTACTGCGGTTGGTAAAAAGGCTTGTCTCAGGATGAAgaagtaaagaaatcaagctcatagccCACATaaccttatccattgttgagttaagcatcagtcagtcagttagcagtcagtcagttagcagccaattcagttaaatagaaaCAATTAAAAATTTCATCGAGCCTTGTTgtagggtttggggttggtctgaagactgccaagctgtcataaaGGAAAAGCAAGGCTGGCTTTTGGTGATATTGAAGGGATAAAATCCCAAACCCTAAATTAGTAgtgcatcaaatcctatggacaagggagcatgtaactctgtaaacagcgaaattcaaacatggttgCTGTGTACTATAAAAAATAGCTTTACAAAATTCCTTATTAAGACATTATACAGAGGCGCATACTCAAGTACGTCACGTTACTGGTATCACTGAAACAAAGCTATGGAAATGAAGTCAAATGGTACAACAGAAGAATAGTAGCACTGGCATAACTGGGTAGCCTTTCTGTATTCACAAGCGGTGTGAAATTACTTAACTCAGGGCTGGTGAAAGCTCTTAGTGGTTGGTCAGGCAACAAGCCAGGTAATGATTCAGAGATTGTGATGAGTGTGCAAATCACACTGGCATGAAAAGCATGCCCCTCTACGGAAATTCTCcttgggggcatgctcccaagGAGAATTTTGAATTTTTAGTATTAGTAAACCACATTCTGAAGCAATTTTAGCACTTTAAAAGGgttgattttaagatattgctTCGTACATAGCTACACTGACTTTTGTAACTTCCCTAGCTGTCACACTACCTTTCTATATGTTGTAAAGTCTAATTTCATTTATACAATTGCAACCTACCTACAGCAGAGCTGGAAGAACATCCACCGAACTGCTCATCACGTACTTCGATCATTAGACGCACGAATATAATGGAGGATAAACAAGTGCTAACGTGAAGTCGGCTGCACATCTTTTTACTGTATTAAAGGTTGGAATGGTTAGTGTCTGTCTAGAAACAGATATAAATTAGTGTATGTCATATCTGACGACGTAACTACTATACGGAGCTACCTtattagtgtgtagctatattagctTAGCTAGGCATGCACTCACATGACTGGCTTGGGCTATGAAAATCTGCTACGGCAGTGGCCATAGTGGCCGTAGTGCTTCCACCAGCCCTGATAACTTGACCATTGTAAAGTTATCCTTCAACTTGATGGCCACCTATGGAAGCCAGCATGGCTGCCTTCACAGAATATGATGAAGTGCCAGTTCATTCTGCACATCTCTGTTACATGTAAGGATGatgatatacatagtaacactggacaccatgtttgaattttgcccatTATTTTGGTAGTGTAtgaagttacatgctccctcgtccataggattcaatgcgCTCCTAATGATACTGAAATGAGCAGTATTGTATTGTGTCTGTTGATAAAAGTGTAACTTTCTACAGTCCAGTAGCAGCTCACATCCTAAATAATGCTGCATTTGTTTGAAGAGTACTATCCTTCATTTTGATGTTATAAATTACATTAAGTAAAAAATACACTACACTGTATGTTATTAGCAATTTTGTTCTTGTACTATAGGATTTCATATAGTTGATTCAAATTGCTCGACAGCCTACTCTGAGTAAGTCGCTACTCTATAGTGGAAGAGAGGATGTTTTATAATTGAGAGTATTGTTTTTAATGATGCAATGATACTGATATTTTATTAGTGTTGGGTTTTTGAATGCTAATTGGACTTGTATAAGTTGTGCATTAAGGGTGttctgtacagttcgtacaaggctTCTCAAGACATaatctgttttgcactaaaagaaatattatggtcacttaattagtctgtgacatgttgacacattttagtacttgtaaattaggtatcccatagcaacaagcacacgcatcttgctattttacaccctctcacttaaattagaactactccgtcattttaatccaatagacatgaaattttcacacaagctactttagtaattttgccaaagaagagcgtttgccattttgaaatagcaagtttagatgatgaataacatggaagtaaagaaaaggatttctgggagtgtcaacccaaaagataaatatgtgatgaatgatAAGCTAAAAGCCAATAGTAAAAACACataatggtttgtgctgtttagcatagtgtatcataaaagtatcaaggctcttgtgcataaactgtaggactagttctagtataaaggggaaaactgtaactcatgttctaaagcaaatttagcagttgggtttggactaaactgtgtactagtgttagcttataccagtaaaaaagtacagaacatttgctaaaaccatttgtaagttccAAACTATTACTGTATGTGACAGCTAACTGTTCCGAAGAACATTTAAGTATGATACAAGCCAGTGATTAACTGTGTATGCAATTTTAGTTATCTAACTTATAACTGAATTTGCCAACCCTTCctgctataaaattaatattggtaCTGAATACTTAACTATCTAACTACATAACTAAGTATCAATTTTGTGTACAATAGTACTGGACTTTGCTGTAAACTGGGAACAGAGTTTGCTGGTTACTATGAAGCAGTGGAGCAACACAAAGATGACAAAGACAGGTGTGTTAGTTGTGATGGCTACAACATCACATGATAATGTTCCACACAGCTACCAGTGGTTCTGTCATTTTGATGATGATGTTTATGTGAATGTTCCACAATTGAGTAAACTACTACAACAATATGATCCTCATCAACCATACTACCTTGGGAAATGGCCTGGCAAGCAGCGTGGTGGTCAGGTTGACATTGGAGTAAGTATTTAAAATTATTATGCTAAGTGTTTAAATGTGCTATAGctgttacatatgtacatgccaGCCATTGTTATAATGTTTAGCAGAAAATGTGCATACCATGTGATCTATGTACCATGTCATTGTAGCTCAGTAACCACACTGCACGTCacatgatgtcactacatgtgAGTAACAATGAAttaggtgattgttctattagagatatTTGCTGTAGACTTTAAAGCAGATGGCATTCCGGTATGCAACAGGTGCTGCTTACTGTATCAGCCAAGCAGTTATGATGGAAGGAAAAAGATTTTTCAAGTGAGCATATTTCTTCACATTTTTAGTTTGCAATGTTTTACAGTGGACAAAAGACTTACTGGGAGACATACACATTAGCCCATCTTCCAGATGATATGACTGTTGGATTAGTAATAGGTAACAAAGATGTTAAATATACCGTAGAGTCAGGTTgttataattttcggagaaaactTAGTGCTATCTGTTAGGTGCATACGCTTAATAATTATGATGTGCTTAACATGGAAAATCACTACGTTGTGTTAGAGTAGCTAGTAGTTTGTGCCGGTCACCATGCCAtgtataaggatatttgactccatttttgGGTGAAATGCGTCGAGAATATTGTAATACAGAAGGCTGATTTATAGTAAAgtgagacctcaagggagacgtaAGCGCTCAAGGAGACATTTATTTTCCAGCTTTTCTTCCTGTATGTAGCTTTGTCGCATGTTGAGCCTCACATTTGCCATGTATGCTTATCAGCCAggttaatcacaagaaatgtgtatgcgcttaacaagtaatatgcgcttaatagacacatgtgcttaacaacccgactctacggtaTGTGTGGCTTTATTAGTAAGGAAGAAGGCAAGGTATactggactgctctattagacccAAACTGCTTTATTAAAATATCTAAGTAGAGTGTATCTTTTGCAGTATTAAGTAATCAAATTCAGTCCTGCCTCCATTGCCTCAttggtagctacaccactgcaATGTGGTGAGAAGGATAGGGCAAGCACTGTAGGTCTATGAGTGTCGTTTTGTTAATCTTAAGTAAATATTAATTGTAGCTAGGGATGTAGGAATGTTAATGGTGGTAAATTTATGTATCCCTGTTCAATCTGTCTAAATAAACGTCTCTGTCAATTTCACTCTACTCTAATGTTCCTTTCTTGGACTGTCTGCTCTTCAACCATATAATGTATTTACCGTTTCATGCAAAgcaatacagtggatcctcactaatccgaacagcTCTGTTCAAAAAGAAAATCTGTTAATTCAGTTTGAAATCTGTCAAGTCCTTACTTTCTTGGGATAGGATATGATGTCATAATGCATGTAAATTTGTGTCAATTAATCCTTGCCACATATGGTGGTATTATGATATGTGTGTTAATTGATGCAGGTACTATTCTGGGATATAATCTCACTGATACTGACAGCATGAAGAACCAATATGACTATTTATATCCTTCTTCTTTAGATGAACTATCTAGATATGTAAGATTGTTGACTGTTAGAAACGTTTACCTAATGATGTATCATGTAGGTTACAGTTAGTCAGACAGTTGAAAATGCTTCAAGTTTGAAAAAGATGGCCATTACACTAAAGAAACATCTATCTACATCAACAAAGTACAAAATAAAGATGGCTATACACTCTGGCTAACAATGTATAAAATCATTAAGTCTACTTTCCAGAGCCATAGGGGGTATAAAATGTTGCCCAGCTTTCTAGTGACCTGGCTAGAGATGTTGTTGGCTTGACCAGCTTTGCATAGTTACACAAAAGTATAACTGATTCTGTACCGTTGCAAATTTGCAATGTATTCAGAGCTCCCAGAGGCATGTAATTTGGTCTGGGCTTGCCATTACTAAATTTTACTGGTGTCCACCCCACCCACCTTTCAGGTACATTTTTTTGAAGATGCTCTAAAAATTCATAAATGGCTTCATTCTCAGTAAAAATTTTCTTCTGATCTAGTAGCTAATAGTATTGTgcaatttaaaatatatataacaCATTGTGAGGTCAGTTTTTTTTGTGAAATCAGGTCATGTAGtgtcagtggtggatctaggggagtgtgtgtgtgtagggggGGCACATACCACGGGCACAGGTGGCATGTGCCCCTTTCCCCCCCAAAATAATAAATGCAAACAAAACTTTCTaacagatcaagatactctaatagagtagtcattacCACATCTAATGCTAGTAAGAGATCTGTACATATGAAAACTGGCATCTGCAGCACCATCCCTTGGGCACATTTAGCTATTGCCTGCTATCAGATAAATACTTTGTATGCCATTCTACATGACAATTGGCTCATGACTGAACTACCTAGAAAGCTTAATTTGCTATTACACAGTTATAATTTGTATTTAGATATTTGTGTGTAAAACTGTTCTATATCAAATATTAATTTCAGCCCTGCAATAAAGTACCTTTAGCTTGcactcc
The nucleotide sequence above comes from Dysidea avara chromosome 3, odDysAvar1.4, whole genome shotgun sequence. Encoded proteins:
- the LOC136250380 gene encoding beta-1,3-N-acetylglucosaminyltransferase lunatic fringe-like, which encodes MFTNCLRVTWLNVVLFVCLASIMLIVLYNRNLTGRSYLVLVHEEFTSKSSRLGSNDREPRSHLSPSSGSPLSASTSPTSPSTVSDSPSSASTSSTLQSTAQSRPSINPPSQHLSDLSETHVWGVPMEAVHANYTRNIYFSVKSTYRYYSKRLLDLMLTWFQVVDKHKLTIVSDKSPGAQLYVDTIRKAGFHIVDSNCSTAYSDTGLCCKLGTEFAGYYEAVEQHKDDKDSYQWFCHFDDDVYVNVPQLSKLLQQYDPHQPYYLGKWPGKQRGGQVDIGLSNHTARHMMSLHTLKQMAFRYATGAAYCISQAVMMEGKRFFNGQKTYWETYTLAHLPDDMTVGLVIGTILGYNLTDTDSMKNQYDYLYPSSLDELSRYVTVSQTVENASSLKKMAITLKKHLSTSTKFGSYHCLLYPSVSWCQR